Proteins from a genomic interval of Rhodococcoides fascians A25f:
- a CDS encoding DUF6986 family protein, with amino-acid sequence MTGYNQHPDSPVTALTPDALDRLETLFGPIDEDLARHYPGDRIGGQPSHTVYVSAAEASANVPAEWGAASSAILDAHPEAFAELDTANVLPLVRARLSTAPIQDLRFDFEDGYGWRSDVVEDRHATAAGAALAALAKDADGPTWLGIRSKGLAAHERRRGIRTLELVLDGAGGVPDGFVFTVPKLRATSQVAAVVALCEELERAHGLPDRALRFELQIESPQAVIGADGTTTLARAITRADGRCTSLHYGTYDYSAACGITSAQQSLAHPVADHAKNVMLVAAAQTGVWVCDGSTQVVPTGSPEQVSASARRHFDLVTRSLERGFYQGWDMHPGHLVTRWLATFGFFRHAMPVAAARLGGYLDRQGGEVMDEPATAQALAGVLVRGLDAGAFGLAELQAIASGIDRDVLRGLLDRSVTVPLG; translated from the coding sequence ATGACGGGCTACAACCAGCATCCAGATTCACCGGTCACCGCGCTGACTCCCGACGCTCTCGATCGCCTCGAGACACTCTTCGGGCCCATCGACGAGGATCTGGCGCGGCACTATCCCGGGGACCGCATCGGCGGGCAGCCTTCCCACACCGTGTACGTCTCGGCGGCGGAAGCCTCGGCGAATGTGCCCGCCGAGTGGGGCGCTGCATCCTCCGCGATTCTGGACGCTCACCCCGAGGCATTCGCCGAACTCGACACTGCGAACGTTCTGCCCCTGGTTCGTGCGCGATTGAGCACGGCCCCCATCCAGGACCTCCGATTCGATTTCGAGGACGGGTACGGATGGCGGTCGGACGTCGTCGAAGACCGTCATGCAACGGCCGCGGGTGCAGCGTTGGCGGCCTTGGCGAAAGATGCCGATGGTCCGACCTGGTTGGGTATTCGTTCCAAAGGACTTGCAGCACACGAGCGTCGGCGCGGGATTCGCACCCTCGAGCTCGTTCTGGACGGGGCCGGGGGAGTGCCCGACGGTTTCGTGTTCACCGTGCCCAAACTGCGCGCCACCTCGCAGGTGGCCGCGGTGGTCGCGTTGTGCGAGGAACTCGAGCGCGCGCACGGCCTGCCCGATCGCGCCCTTCGATTCGAGTTGCAGATCGAGAGTCCCCAGGCGGTCATCGGGGCCGACGGTACGACGACTCTCGCACGGGCGATCACGCGCGCCGACGGCCGCTGCACGTCACTGCACTACGGAACCTACGATTACAGCGCCGCGTGTGGGATCACGTCCGCGCAGCAGTCGCTGGCACATCCGGTGGCGGACCACGCGAAGAACGTCATGCTGGTGGCAGCCGCGCAGACCGGAGTGTGGGTGTGCGACGGTTCGACCCAGGTTGTTCCCACCGGCAGCCCGGAGCAGGTTTCGGCGTCGGCGCGGCGGCACTTCGATCTGGTGACGAGGTCCCTCGAACGCGGTTTCTACCAGGGCTGGGACATGCATCCCGGGCATCTGGTGACGCGGTGGCTGGCCACCTTCGGTTTCTTCCGCCACGCCATGCCGGTCGCGGCTGCTCGACTCGGGGGCTACCTCGATCGTCAGGGCGGTGAGGTGATGGACGAACCCGCCACCGCGCAGGCGTTGGCCGGCGTGCTGGTGCGAGGCCTCGACGCGGGTGCGTTCGGCCTCGCCGAACTGCAGGCAATTGCCTCGGGAATCGACCGAGACGTCCTGCGGGGACTGCTCGATCGATCGGTGACCGTGCCCCTCGGGTGA
- a CDS encoding urease subunit gamma, whose amino-acid sequence MRLSPHEQDRLLVSYAAELARRRQARGLKLNHPEAIAVITDHLLEGARDGRSVADLMSSGREILTADDVLGGVPELLPEVMVEATFPDGTKLITVHEPISPKRGDGHLIPGEIITVAGDIEINEGAEVITMVVVNGGDRPVQVGSHVHFPQSNTALQFDRERAHGHRLDIPAGTAVRFEPGIEQTVRLVPLGGTREVHGLSMTPPGKLDS is encoded by the coding sequence ATGCGGTTGTCTCCGCACGAGCAGGATCGACTGCTCGTCAGCTATGCGGCCGAGCTCGCGCGTCGTCGTCAGGCTCGAGGCTTGAAGCTCAATCATCCCGAGGCCATCGCGGTCATCACCGATCACCTTCTCGAGGGTGCCCGGGACGGGCGATCCGTTGCAGATCTGATGTCCTCGGGGCGCGAAATCCTCACTGCCGACGATGTCCTCGGTGGGGTTCCCGAATTGCTTCCCGAGGTGATGGTCGAAGCGACCTTTCCCGACGGCACGAAATTGATCACCGTGCACGAGCCGATCTCACCCAAGCGAGGTGACGGTCACCTGATTCCCGGCGAGATCATCACCGTCGCAGGGGACATCGAGATCAACGAGGGTGCCGAGGTGATCACGATGGTCGTCGTGAACGGCGGAGATCGGCCGGTTCAAGTGGGCTCACACGTGCACTTCCCACAGTCCAACACCGCCCTGCAGTTCGATCGTGAGCGTGCCCACGGCCACCGCCTCGATATTCCGGCGGGCACAGCGGTACGTTTCGAGCCCGGCATCGAACAGACAGTTCGGCTCGTGCCTCTCGGTGGCACGCGCGAGGTCCACGGTTTGAGCATGACACCTCCCGGAAAGTTGGACAGCTGA
- a CDS encoding urease subunit alpha: MARLSRSRYAQLFGPTTGDRIRLADTDLLIEVTEDRSGGPGNAGEEAVFGGGKVIRESMGQSRATRADGAPDTVITGVVVVDYWGIIKADLGIRDGRIVALGKAGNPDTMTGVHPDLVIGPSTEIIAGNGKIVTAGGIDCHVHLICPQIKEEALGGGITTVIAGGTGPAEGSKATTVTPGAWHLSRMLEALDDWPMNIVLLGKGNTVNPDSMWEQLRAGASGFKLHEDWGSTPAAIDACLRVCEDAGVQAALHSDTLNEAGFVETTLAAIDGRGIHAYHTEGAGGGHAPDIITVAAQGHVLPSSTNPTRPHTVNTLDEHLDMLMVCHHLSPSIPEDLAFAESRIRPSTIAAEDLLHDMGAISMIGSDAQAMGRIGEVVLRTWQTAHVMKSRRGFLSGDNGADNNRVMRYVAKYTICPAVAHGLDDEIGSIEPGKLADLVLWDPAFFGVRPHMVVKGGMIAWAAMGDANASIPTPQPELPRPMFGASPKAAAATSLHFVAPQAIEDGLAGRLNCDRRLVPVKNVRSVRKSDMALNDAMPDIEVDPDTFTVRIDGDVWKEQPATELPMAQRYFLF; encoded by the coding sequence ATGGCGCGTCTGAGCCGTAGTCGATACGCACAGTTGTTCGGGCCCACCACGGGTGATCGAATTCGCCTGGCAGACACGGATCTTCTGATCGAGGTCACCGAGGACCGCAGCGGCGGCCCGGGCAACGCGGGGGAGGAAGCGGTCTTCGGCGGCGGCAAGGTGATCCGCGAGTCGATGGGTCAATCGCGTGCTACCCGCGCAGACGGAGCTCCCGACACGGTGATCACCGGGGTGGTTGTCGTCGACTACTGGGGAATCATCAAGGCCGACCTCGGTATTCGCGACGGGCGCATCGTGGCATTGGGCAAGGCAGGCAACCCCGACACCATGACCGGAGTCCATCCCGATCTGGTGATCGGGCCCTCGACCGAGATCATCGCAGGCAACGGAAAGATCGTCACGGCCGGCGGCATCGACTGTCACGTCCATCTGATCTGCCCGCAGATCAAGGAGGAAGCTCTCGGTGGAGGCATCACCACCGTGATCGCCGGCGGCACCGGACCCGCCGAAGGAAGCAAGGCCACCACGGTCACCCCGGGTGCATGGCACCTGTCCCGGATGCTCGAAGCTCTCGATGACTGGCCGATGAACATCGTGCTCCTCGGCAAGGGCAACACTGTCAACCCCGACTCCATGTGGGAGCAATTGCGCGCAGGCGCATCAGGATTCAAGCTGCACGAGGATTGGGGCTCGACCCCTGCTGCGATCGACGCGTGCCTGCGAGTATGTGAGGACGCCGGTGTGCAGGCCGCGCTCCACTCGGACACCCTGAACGAGGCCGGCTTCGTCGAGACCACCCTCGCTGCGATCGACGGCCGTGGAATTCACGCCTATCACACAGAAGGCGCGGGCGGCGGGCATGCACCCGACATCATCACCGTGGCAGCGCAAGGGCACGTACTGCCCAGCTCGACCAACCCGACGCGTCCCCATACCGTCAACACCCTCGACGAACATCTCGACATGCTGATGGTGTGCCATCACCTGAGTCCGTCCATTCCGGAGGATCTGGCCTTCGCCGAAAGTCGTATCCGGCCGTCGACCATTGCGGCCGAGGATCTGCTGCACGACATGGGTGCGATCTCGATGATCGGCAGCGATGCGCAGGCAATGGGCCGGATCGGCGAGGTCGTTCTGCGTACCTGGCAGACAGCACACGTGATGAAATCTCGTCGGGGGTTCCTCTCCGGAGACAACGGGGCCGACAACAACCGCGTCATGCGGTACGTCGCCAAGTACACGATCTGCCCGGCCGTGGCCCACGGGCTGGACGACGAGATCGGCTCGATCGAGCCGGGAAAATTGGCCGATCTGGTGCTGTGGGATCCGGCGTTCTTCGGTGTCCGTCCGCACATGGTCGTCAAGGGCGGAATGATCGCCTGGGCGGCTATGGGCGATGCCAACGCGTCCATCCCGACCCCGCAACCCGAGCTTCCGCGTCCGATGTTCGGGGCCTCGCCCAAAGCAGCTGCCGCGACATCGCTGCACTTCGTCGCTCCCCAGGCAATCGAAGATGGACTTGCCGGCCGCCTGAACTGCGATCGCCGGCTCGTTCCGGTCAAGAACGTCCGCAGCGTCAGGAAGTCCGACATGGCTCTCAACGACGCCATGCCCGACATCGAGGTGGATCCGGACACCTTCACGGTGCGCATCGACGGCGACGTGTGGAAAGAACAGCCGGCAACCGAACTGCCGATGGCGCAGCGATACTTCCTCTTCTGA
- a CDS encoding urease accessory protein UreF, giving the protein MTAARLQVTTLLSLADSRLPTGGHVHSGGVEEAIASGFVRDIATLEAFLRRRIRTSGATMASVAAAIVHGSLGTEGADAECDARTPSPAARSASRAQGRGLLRLAKSAWPHHDWTTIGRKPHLPVAAGHVGLACGLSVADTAAVQVYITMTGSAIAAQRLLALDPAEVAACTIRLGDFCDDVTASVCECLPELMELSDPLLDMFAEAHAVRDRPLFVS; this is encoded by the coding sequence ATGACGGCTGCTCGTCTGCAGGTGACAACGCTTCTCTCACTTGCCGACTCACGTCTGCCCACCGGTGGACACGTGCATTCCGGTGGAGTGGAGGAGGCGATCGCCTCGGGTTTCGTCCGAGACATCGCGACACTCGAGGCTTTCTTGCGACGTCGTATCAGGACCTCCGGTGCCACCATGGCGTCGGTGGCTGCAGCGATCGTCCACGGCTCGCTCGGCACCGAAGGTGCCGACGCCGAGTGTGACGCTCGGACGCCGTCTCCGGCGGCCAGATCCGCGTCACGCGCACAGGGTCGCGGTCTGCTCCGATTGGCCAAATCGGCTTGGCCGCATCATGATTGGACAACGATCGGCCGTAAGCCGCACCTTCCCGTGGCTGCAGGGCACGTGGGACTCGCGTGCGGGCTGTCGGTTGCCGATACAGCGGCTGTGCAGGTGTACATCACCATGACCGGTTCGGCGATCGCGGCGCAGCGTCTGCTGGCGCTCGATCCGGCCGAGGTTGCCGCATGCACCATCCGGTTGGGCGACTTCTGTGACGACGTGACCGCCTCGGTGTGCGAATGCCTACCCGAGCTGATGGAGTTGTCGGATCCGTTGCTGGACATGTTCGCCGAAGCCCACGCCGTCCGCGATCGTCCGTTGTTCGTATCCTGA
- the ureG gene encoding urease accessory protein UreG yields MPPHLIDGEPHDHGLDRPKRAREAGEALRVGIGGPVGSGKTALVAALCRQLRDELSLAVLTNDIYTTEDADFLRRHAVLPDERITAVQTGGCPHTAIRDDITANLDAIDDLIENNPPLDLILVESGGDNLTATFSSGLIDVQIFVVDVAGGDKVPRKGGPGVTFSDLLVVNKTDLAPYVGADLGVMERDAAQVREGRPTALISLTDDPAATTVLAWIREQLKVVADADAHAHTH; encoded by the coding sequence ATGCCCCCGCACCTGATCGACGGTGAGCCCCACGACCACGGACTGGATCGTCCGAAACGCGCGCGGGAGGCAGGCGAGGCGCTGCGAGTGGGAATCGGTGGACCGGTCGGTTCCGGAAAGACCGCATTGGTGGCTGCCCTGTGTCGCCAGCTTCGTGACGAGCTGTCGCTGGCTGTTCTGACCAACGACATCTACACGACCGAGGACGCCGACTTCCTGCGTCGGCATGCGGTGCTGCCGGACGAGCGCATCACGGCCGTACAGACAGGTGGCTGCCCGCACACCGCCATTCGCGACGACATCACGGCCAATCTCGACGCCATCGACGACCTGATCGAGAACAATCCGCCCCTGGACCTCATTCTGGTCGAGTCGGGCGGAGACAATCTCACCGCTACGTTCTCGTCCGGTCTCATCGATGTGCAGATCTTCGTCGTCGATGTCGCAGGCGGCGACAAGGTTCCGCGCAAGGGTGGACCCGGTGTGACCTTCTCCGATCTGTTGGTGGTCAACAAGACAGATCTGGCCCCCTACGTCGGGGCCGATCTGGGTGTGATGGAACGCGATGCGGCACAGGTGCGCGAGGGCCGACCGACTGCGCTGATCTCACTCACCGACGACCCGGCCGCGACCACGGTACTCGCGTGGATTCGCGAGCAGCTGAAGGTCGTTGCCGATGCCGACGCGCATGCCCACACGCACTGA
- a CDS encoding urease accessory protein UreD, giving the protein MHTEFCIDASLHRSPRITSVGGLAGRQTGPDTVHLIGTAATPLGGDTITVRISVAAGAHLEVRSVAASLAMPGGQLRHSSAQWHVEVGAGASLIFDPEPMVVASDASHSVVNTIALQQDSNLWLRERTQIGRFEEASGRWTSAMRCDVGDTPLLRHRVELGEGSISHDALWAPLSMSSTLQYPDDRASEVDLRGGSVRLALAGGGSLTTSAGHRLPPSDPST; this is encoded by the coding sequence ATGCACACCGAGTTCTGCATCGATGCGAGCCTGCATCGCAGCCCACGCATCACCTCGGTGGGCGGCCTTGCCGGTCGGCAGACCGGGCCGGATACGGTCCACCTGATCGGAACCGCCGCAACGCCACTCGGTGGCGACACCATCACCGTCAGAATCTCCGTGGCGGCCGGCGCACACCTGGAGGTCCGCAGCGTCGCGGCGTCGCTGGCGATGCCCGGTGGGCAGCTGCGTCATTCGTCGGCGCAGTGGCACGTCGAGGTGGGTGCGGGTGCGTCTCTGATCTTCGATCCCGAGCCGATGGTCGTCGCGTCGGACGCGTCGCATTCGGTGGTCAATACTATTGCGCTGCAACAGGATTCGAACTTGTGGTTGCGCGAGCGGACGCAGATCGGGCGTTTCGAGGAAGCGTCGGGTCGGTGGACCAGTGCGATGCGCTGCGACGTCGGAGACACTCCGTTGTTGCGCCACCGGGTGGAACTGGGCGAGGGATCGATCTCGCACGACGCGTTGTGGGCTCCACTGTCGATGTCGAGTACGTTGCAATACCCCGATGATCGTGCGTCCGAGGTCGATCTGCGCGGCGGAAGCGTTCGGCTGGCTCTGGCAGGAGGCGGCTCGCTGACTACTTCGGCGGGGCACCGCCTGCCGCCCAGTGATCCGAGTACGTGA
- a CDS encoding NAD(P)/FAD-dependent oxidoreductase has protein sequence MSIQPVESKRHRVVVIGSGFGGLFGVKALKKADVDITLVAKTTHHLFQPLLYQVATGILSVGEIAPTTRVILRKQKNAEVLLGDVLNIDLEAKTVTSKLLERITVTPFDSLIVAAGAQQSYFGNDHFAEFAPGMKTIDDALELRGRILGAFEQAELSDDQEEKDRLMTFVVVGAGPTGVELAGQIAELADRTLDGAFRNIDPRDARVILLDAAPAVLPPMGEKLGRKAAERLEKLGVEIQLNAMVTDVDNDGLTVKEKDGTTRRIEAQCKVWSAGVQGSPLGKQLADQSGSETDRAGRVLVEPDLTVKGHSNVFVVGDLMSVKDVPGMAQGAIQGATYAAKRIKASVKGEDDPAQRAPFKYFDKGSMATVSRFNAVAKVGKLEFGGFIAWLMWLALHLYYLVGYRSRITTVISWFVTFLGRGRAQMASTEQQVFARLAIEQLNSLERAGAVEPDTAETEQEREKAAG, from the coding sequence ATGAGCATCCAACCGGTCGAATCGAAGCGTCATCGTGTCGTCGTCATCGGTTCCGGGTTCGGAGGTCTGTTCGGCGTCAAGGCGCTCAAGAAGGCCGACGTCGACATCACCCTCGTCGCCAAGACGACGCACCACCTCTTTCAGCCGCTCCTCTACCAGGTCGCGACGGGCATCCTGTCCGTCGGCGAGATCGCTCCCACCACCCGCGTCATTCTCCGCAAGCAGAAGAACGCCGAGGTGTTGCTGGGCGACGTGTTGAACATCGACCTCGAGGCCAAGACGGTGACGTCGAAGCTGCTCGAGCGCATCACCGTCACTCCCTTCGACAGCCTGATCGTCGCAGCCGGCGCGCAGCAGTCCTACTTCGGCAACGATCACTTCGCCGAGTTCGCGCCCGGCATGAAGACCATCGACGACGCACTCGAACTGCGGGGACGCATTCTCGGCGCGTTCGAGCAGGCGGAACTCTCCGACGATCAGGAGGAGAAGGACCGCCTCATGACCTTCGTCGTCGTCGGGGCCGGCCCCACCGGTGTGGAACTAGCCGGGCAGATCGCCGAGCTCGCCGACCGAACGCTCGACGGAGCTTTCCGCAACATCGATCCTCGCGACGCCCGCGTGATCCTGCTCGACGCAGCGCCCGCCGTACTGCCGCCGATGGGCGAGAAGCTCGGCCGCAAGGCCGCGGAACGACTCGAGAAGCTCGGCGTCGAAATCCAGCTCAACGCGATGGTCACCGACGTCGACAACGACGGCCTGACCGTCAAGGAGAAGGACGGCACGACGCGTCGCATCGAGGCGCAGTGCAAGGTCTGGTCGGCAGGCGTTCAGGGCAGCCCCCTCGGCAAGCAGCTCGCGGATCAGTCCGGTTCGGAGACCGACCGGGCCGGACGTGTGCTCGTCGAACCCGATCTGACCGTCAAGGGCCACTCGAACGTGTTCGTGGTCGGCGACCTCATGTCGGTCAAGGATGTACCGGGCATGGCGCAGGGCGCCATTCAGGGAGCGACGTACGCCGCCAAGCGGATCAAGGCATCGGTGAAGGGCGAGGACGACCCTGCTCAGCGTGCGCCGTTCAAGTACTTCGACAAGGGCTCGATGGCAACGGTGTCGCGGTTCAACGCAGTCGCCAAGGTCGGCAAGCTCGAGTTCGGTGGCTTCATCGCATGGCTGATGTGGCTTGCGTTGCACCTGTACTACCTCGTGGGCTACCGCAGTCGAATCACCACCGTCATCTCCTGGTTCGTGACCTTCCTCGGCCGCGGTCGCGCCCAGATGGCATCGACCGAACAGCAGGTGTTCGCGAGGTTGGCCATCGAACAACTGAATTCTCTCGAACGCGCGGGTGCCGTCGAGCCGGACACCGCCGAGACGGAACAGGAACGCGAGAAGGCAGCGGGCTGA
- a CDS encoding HugZ family pyridoxamine 5'-phosphate oxidase, with protein sequence MALDHGDPGDAPSVPPPLSPVVADRRPSAAEEARTIAASTNIATLASLTADGDPWASFVTYGLHGGAPVLCVSRMAEHGRNLAGDQRASLSIVAPQSQTDPLASGRITLAGVVERPEGDELSAAREAHLAGVPAAKYYLDYSDFTLWVMRVHRVRWVGGYGRMDSATAEDYAEAAPDPVSPTSAYAIEHLNADHSTSLMAMARELGGYPDATSAECTAADRYGLDLKVLTPRGVAYTRVGYATPIDSAGELRAATVELAKRAVGSR encoded by the coding sequence ATGGCACTCGATCATGGCGACCCCGGTGACGCTCCGTCCGTTCCCCCTCCCCTGTCTCCCGTGGTCGCCGACCGTCGTCCCTCGGCGGCCGAGGAGGCGCGCACGATCGCCGCGTCCACCAACATTGCGACCCTTGCGAGCCTGACCGCGGACGGCGATCCCTGGGCATCGTTCGTCACGTACGGATTGCACGGCGGCGCTCCGGTTCTGTGTGTGTCGCGGATGGCCGAGCACGGGCGCAACCTCGCAGGCGATCAGCGCGCGAGCCTGTCGATCGTGGCACCGCAATCGCAGACCGATCCGTTGGCGTCCGGCCGAATCACTCTGGCCGGCGTGGTCGAACGCCCCGAGGGAGACGAGCTGTCTGCTGCCCGCGAGGCGCATCTCGCGGGGGTTCCTGCGGCGAAGTACTACCTCGACTACAGCGACTTCACGCTCTGGGTCATGCGCGTGCATCGGGTCCGCTGGGTCGGCGGATACGGGCGGATGGATTCGGCAACTGCCGAGGACTACGCCGAGGCCGCACCCGATCCGGTATCGCCCACCTCCGCGTACGCGATCGAGCACCTCAACGCCGACCACTCGACGTCTCTGATGGCGATGGCCCGCGAACTGGGTGGCTATCCCGATGCCACGTCCGCCGAATGCACCGCCGCAGACCGCTACGGACTCGACCTGAAGGTGCTCACGCCGCGCGGAGTCGCGTACACCAGGGTCGGCTACGCGACCCCGATCGACTCGGCTGGGGAACTGCGGGCCGCGACCGTGGAACTGGCGAAGCGAGCGGTGGGCAGCCGCTAG
- a CDS encoding GAP family protein → MVTLLLALVGFAILDSLDVLLIGVTAAIAVHSRTTRRSPFRAGLAFVGGVFTATTAFGIVTVLGIDFVTDLFDFTVTPTVRYRTEFVVGLVLISLGALRTAERRPPAWAARAGSSIPVVALTGLTIGLVQGPTAVPYLAGLTMLSTYVPRPQWWPAIVVVYCLIALIPPILVLILASRKSRRSRRAFVTTVRGLTRYGPPTVRVIFVVLGVALLADALIHARHLL, encoded by the coding sequence ATGGTGACTTTGCTGCTCGCGCTCGTCGGCTTTGCGATACTCGATTCGCTCGACGTCTTGCTGATCGGCGTCACTGCCGCTATTGCGGTGCACTCGAGAACCACACGGCGGTCGCCGTTCCGAGCCGGGCTGGCCTTCGTCGGCGGAGTGTTCACGGCGACGACGGCGTTCGGCATTGTCACCGTTCTCGGCATCGACTTCGTCACGGATCTGTTCGACTTCACCGTCACTCCCACGGTCCGGTATCGCACGGAGTTCGTCGTCGGGCTGGTCCTGATCAGCCTCGGCGCGCTGCGCACCGCCGAGCGTCGCCCACCGGCATGGGCCGCCCGAGCCGGCTCCAGCATTCCCGTGGTCGCCCTGACAGGGTTGACGATCGGTCTGGTGCAGGGCCCGACGGCAGTGCCGTACCTCGCCGGGCTGACGATGCTCTCGACCTATGTTCCCCGCCCGCAGTGGTGGCCGGCCATAGTCGTCGTCTACTGCCTGATCGCACTGATTCCGCCCATCCTCGTCCTGATTCTGGCGTCCAGGAAGAGTCGACGTTCCAGGCGGGCGTTCGTCACCACCGTGCGTGGCTTGACGCGGTACGGCCCGCCGACGGTGCGCGTCATCTTCGTCGTGCTCGGTGTCGCATTGCTCGCCGACGCTCTGATTCATGCCCGACACCTCCTGTAG
- a CDS encoding isochorismatase family protein, which translates to MTTLPDRHTTALLIVDVQNDVMVGVHERERVIDNIVSLVTRARETGTAVIWVQHSAEEELHFGTDGWNLLEALPVASSDPIVHKKHGDAFESTTLEAELTAAEAGHVVVAGAQTDFCVRSTLHGALARGYDVTLASDAHTTEDLTKWGAPLPEQVIAHTNLYWDNQTAPGRTAAAVATKDIAFT; encoded by the coding sequence GTGACCACCCTGCCCGACCGCCACACAACCGCACTGCTGATCGTCGACGTACAGAACGACGTGATGGTGGGTGTGCACGAGCGAGAACGCGTGATCGACAACATCGTGTCCCTGGTGACCCGCGCACGGGAGACGGGTACTGCGGTGATCTGGGTACAGCACTCGGCCGAAGAGGAACTGCACTTCGGGACGGACGGGTGGAACCTTCTGGAGGCGCTACCTGTGGCTTCGAGCGACCCGATCGTGCACAAGAAACACGGAGACGCCTTCGAGAGCACGACGTTGGAGGCCGAGCTGACAGCGGCCGAAGCCGGGCATGTCGTGGTCGCAGGCGCACAGACCGATTTCTGCGTCCGATCCACCCTTCACGGCGCTCTGGCGCGCGGATACGACGTCACGCTGGCGAGCGACGCTCACACGACGGAAGACCTGACGAAATGGGGAGCTCCCCTGCCCGAGCAGGTCATCGCACACACCAATCTGTACTGGGACAACCAGACCGCGCCCGGACGTACCGCGGCGGCAGTGGCGACGAAAGATATCGCCTTCACCTGA